The following coding sequences are from one Verrucosispora sp. WMMD573 window:
- a CDS encoding mannitol dehydrogenase family protein: MAVTVGASRLGLGAVRRLPAEARPLVRPGTVPAGVVHLGLGAFHRAHQAVYTEQAIGLAGGDWGIIGVAPRNAAVVATLAAQDNLFSVSTLSATDQHTRVVGSLAGVRLAAADPQAVVALLADPSIRVVTLTVTEKAYQLDPAAGTLRPDADLVADLTTDRPPATVPGLLVRGLRARAAADAGPIALVSCDNLPANGRRLRGLVTQSLAYAGTPRQVLDWVEAQVGFPGTMVDRIVPASTPETLAAAERALGVEDLAAVAAEPYTQWVIEDDFPGGRPAWERAGAVLCADAGPWERLKLRALNGVHSATAYLGALAGCEMIAEALTLPHLDTVLRRLIAEDVAASFAPPDGVNVVGYGEQVLERFGNPAIRHRTLQVAMDGSQKLPQRILHTVADLRAAGRPARWAALVVAAWIRFVQGSADDGRALPLDDPLAERIHAALAAAPQTPSGAVDAVLGLDEVVPPEVAADAQVRADVVAWLADLHQHGVRATLAGAV; the protein is encoded by the coding sequence ATGGCGGTGACCGTGGGCGCGTCCCGGCTCGGGCTGGGCGCGGTCCGCCGGTTGCCCGCCGAGGCCCGTCCGCTGGTCCGCCCAGGCACCGTGCCGGCCGGCGTGGTGCACCTCGGGCTCGGCGCCTTCCACCGCGCCCACCAGGCCGTCTACACCGAGCAGGCGATCGGCCTGGCCGGTGGCGACTGGGGTATCATCGGCGTGGCCCCCCGCAACGCGGCGGTGGTGGCGACCCTGGCCGCCCAGGACAACCTCTTCAGCGTCAGCACGCTCTCCGCCACCGACCAGCACACCCGCGTGGTCGGATCACTGGCCGGGGTGCGACTGGCCGCCGCCGACCCGCAGGCGGTGGTGGCCCTGCTGGCCGACCCGTCGATCCGGGTGGTCACCCTGACGGTGACCGAGAAGGCGTACCAACTCGACCCGGCCGCCGGCACGCTGCGTCCCGACGCCGACCTGGTCGCCGACCTGACCACCGACCGGCCGCCGGCCACCGTGCCGGGGCTGCTGGTGCGCGGGCTGCGGGCCCGCGCCGCCGCCGACGCCGGGCCGATCGCCCTGGTCAGCTGCGACAACCTGCCCGCCAACGGCCGCCGGCTGCGCGGACTGGTGACCCAGTCACTGGCGTACGCCGGCACACCGCGACAGGTGCTCGACTGGGTCGAGGCGCAGGTAGGTTTCCCCGGCACCATGGTGGACCGGATCGTCCCCGCCAGCACCCCGGAGACCCTCGCCGCGGCCGAGCGGGCGCTCGGCGTCGAGGATCTCGCGGCGGTGGCGGCCGAGCCGTACACCCAATGGGTCATCGAGGACGACTTCCCCGGCGGCCGACCGGCGTGGGAGCGCGCCGGGGCGGTGCTCTGCGCGGACGCGGGGCCGTGGGAGCGGCTGAAGTTGCGCGCCCTCAACGGCGTGCACTCGGCGACCGCGTATCTCGGCGCGCTCGCCGGCTGCGAGATGATCGCGGAGGCTCTCACGCTGCCGCACCTGGACACGGTGCTGCGACGGCTGATCGCCGAGGACGTGGCCGCCAGCTTCGCTCCACCTGACGGGGTCAACGTGGTCGGCTACGGCGAGCAGGTGCTGGAACGCTTCGGTAACCCGGCGATCCGGCACCGCACTCTCCAGGTGGCGATGGACGGGTCGCAGAAACTGCCGCAACGCATCCTGCACACGGTCGCCGACCTGCGCGCGGCCGGGCGGCCGGCCCGCTGGGCGGCGCTGGTCGTCGCCGCCTGGATCCGGTTCGTCCAGGGCAGCGCCGACGACGGTCGCGCCCTGCCGCTGGACGACCCGCTGGCCGAGCGGATCCACGCGGCGCTGGCCGCCGCGCCGCAGACCCCGTCGGGGGCGGTGGATGCCGTGCTCGGCCTCGACGAGGTCGTCCCGCCCGAGGTGGCCGCCGACGCGCAGGTCCGCGCCGACGTGGTCGCCTGGCTCGCCGACCTGCACCAGCACGGTGTGCGCGCCACCCTGGCCGGTGCGGTGTGA
- a CDS encoding enolase C-terminal domain-like protein, with translation MTSITEVTVHDVRFPTAASGDGSDAINRGDYSATYVELSTDDGPTGAGFTFTNGRGNEITCAAVDALAHHVRGRSLAEITAEPVAFWRSLVADVQLRWLGPEKGVIHMATGALVNAVWDLRAKLAGKPMWRYLAELPTDELVANVDFRHITDALTADEAAAILDKGRDGLAERLALLERDGFPSYTTSVGWLGYPDDKVRALTREAYAQGWRAMKMKVGGPPADDLRRARIIRSEIGPDALLMMDANQVWDVDEAITNMTALAEVDPYWIEEPTHADDILGHARIARAMDELTGGRCRVATGEVAANKVIFKQLLQAEAIGVMQIDACRVGGVNEVLAEILMAAKFGVPICPHAGGVGLCEYVQHLAIFDYLRVGASLEGRMVEYVDHLHEHFVDPVRTRDGRYLLPAAAGYSATMHPESIATFRFPDGPAWR, from the coding sequence ATGACCAGCATCACCGAGGTGACCGTGCACGACGTACGGTTCCCCACCGCCGCCAGCGGCGACGGCTCCGACGCGATCAACCGCGGCGACTACTCGGCAACCTATGTGGAGTTGAGCACCGACGACGGGCCGACCGGCGCCGGATTCACCTTCACCAACGGCCGTGGCAACGAAATCACCTGTGCCGCCGTCGACGCCCTGGCCCATCACGTACGGGGACGTAGCCTCGCGGAGATCACCGCCGAGCCGGTGGCGTTCTGGCGCTCACTCGTCGCCGACGTGCAGTTGCGCTGGCTCGGCCCGGAGAAGGGGGTCATCCACATGGCCACCGGCGCGCTGGTCAACGCGGTGTGGGACCTGCGGGCCAAGCTGGCCGGCAAGCCGATGTGGCGCTACCTGGCCGAACTGCCCACCGACGAGTTGGTGGCCAATGTCGACTTCAGGCACATCACCGACGCGCTCACCGCCGACGAGGCCGCCGCCATCCTGGACAAGGGGCGCGACGGGCTCGCCGAGCGGCTGGCGCTGCTGGAGCGGGACGGTTTCCCCTCGTACACCACCTCGGTGGGCTGGCTGGGCTACCCCGACGACAAGGTCCGCGCGCTGACCCGGGAGGCGTACGCGCAGGGGTGGCGGGCGATGAAGATGAAGGTCGGCGGGCCGCCCGCCGACGACCTGCGGCGGGCCCGGATCATCCGGTCGGAGATCGGCCCGGACGCGCTGCTGATGATGGACGCCAACCAGGTCTGGGACGTCGACGAGGCGATCACCAACATGACGGCGCTGGCCGAGGTCGACCCGTACTGGATCGAGGAGCCGACGCACGCCGACGACATCCTCGGCCACGCCCGGATCGCCCGGGCGATGGACGAGTTGACCGGTGGGCGGTGCCGGGTCGCCACCGGCGAGGTGGCCGCCAACAAGGTCATCTTCAAGCAGCTGTTGCAGGCCGAGGCGATCGGCGTGATGCAGATCGACGCCTGTCGGGTCGGCGGGGTCAACGAGGTGCTCGCCGAGATCCTGATGGCGGCGAAGTTCGGGGTGCCGATCTGCCCGCACGCCGGTGGTGTCGGCCTCTGCGAGTACGTGCAGCACCTGGCGATCTTCGACTACCTGCGGGTGGGCGCCAGTCTGGAGGGACGGATGGTGGAGTACGTCGACCACCTGCACGAGCACTTCGTCGACCCGGTACGCACCCGCGACGGGCGCTACCTGCTGCCTGCCGCTGCCGGTTACAGCGCCACCATGCACCCCGAGTCGATCGCCACCTTCCGCTTTCCGGATGGCCCGGCATGGCGGTGA
- the uxaC gene encoding glucuronate isomerase, translating to MPTSTRPDLLLPAEPGQRALARELYALVAQLPIISPHGHVDPALLAEDQPFPDPSQLLIVPDHYVTRMLLSQGVSPGELGVPSRDGSPVETDGRRIWRRFADGWHLFRGTPSRLWLEQTFTEVFGVHTRLTPGTADEVYDALAARLAEPDFRPRALFERFNIEVLATTESPLDDLGRHAKLAADGWGGPGGRVVTTFRPDNVVDLDFEGWSRNVDQLGEITGEDTGTYVGYLAALRSRRAAFIAAGATSSDHGHPTARTLDLGAGAATLFDRARRGAAEPGDAEAFRAHMLLEFARMSLDDGLVMQLHPGAVRNHNRWLHARHGRDVGGDIPQVTEYVHALAPLLDAYGNDPRLRVVLYTLDEDTFTRELAPLAGGYAALLLGAPWWFLDSPEVLRRFRESVTETAGFYNTAGFVDDTRAFCSIPVRHDVARRVDAGFLARLVAEHRLPMDEAAETIVDLAYRLPKRVFKFGEGS from the coding sequence GTGCCCACCTCGACCAGACCCGACCTGCTCCTCCCCGCCGAGCCGGGCCAACGTGCGCTGGCCCGGGAGCTGTACGCGCTGGTGGCGCAGTTGCCCATCATCTCCCCGCACGGACACGTCGATCCGGCGCTGCTGGCCGAGGACCAGCCGTTCCCCGACCCGTCCCAGCTGCTCATCGTGCCGGACCACTACGTGACCCGGATGCTGCTCAGCCAGGGCGTCTCCCCTGGCGAGCTGGGGGTGCCCAGCCGCGACGGCAGCCCGGTGGAGACCGACGGGCGGCGCATCTGGCGTCGCTTCGCCGACGGGTGGCACCTGTTCCGGGGCACCCCGTCCCGGCTGTGGCTGGAGCAGACCTTCACCGAGGTGTTCGGCGTGCACACCCGACTCACCCCGGGCACCGCCGACGAGGTGTACGACGCCCTCGCCGCCCGGCTCGCGGAGCCCGACTTCCGGCCGCGGGCACTGTTCGAACGGTTCAACATCGAGGTGCTCGCCACCACCGAGTCGCCCCTGGACGACCTTGGCCGGCACGCCAAGCTCGCCGCCGACGGCTGGGGCGGTCCCGGCGGGCGGGTGGTCACCACCTTCCGCCCCGACAACGTGGTCGACCTGGACTTCGAGGGCTGGTCGCGCAACGTCGACCAGCTCGGCGAGATCACCGGGGAGGACACCGGGACGTACGTCGGCTACCTGGCCGCCCTGCGTTCGCGCCGGGCCGCCTTCATCGCCGCCGGCGCCACCTCCTCCGACCACGGCCACCCCACCGCCCGTACCCTCGATCTCGGTGCCGGCGCCGCGACGCTGTTCGACCGGGCGCGCCGGGGCGCGGCGGAGCCGGGCGACGCGGAGGCGTTCCGGGCGCACATGCTGCTGGAGTTCGCCCGCATGTCGCTCGACGACGGCCTGGTCATGCAGTTGCACCCGGGTGCGGTGCGCAACCACAACCGGTGGCTGCACGCCCGGCACGGCCGCGACGTGGGTGGCGACATCCCACAGGTCACCGAGTACGTGCACGCCCTCGCCCCGCTGCTGGACGCGTACGGCAACGACCCCCGCCTTCGGGTGGTGCTCTACACCCTCGACGAGGACACCTTCACCCGGGAGTTGGCGCCCCTCGCGGGCGGGTACGCCGCGCTGCTGCTCGGTGCCCCCTGGTGGTTCCTGGACTCCCCCGAGGTGCTGCGCCGCTTCCGTGAGTCGGTGACCGAAACCGCCGGCTTCTACAACACCGCCGGGTTCGTCGACGACACCCGGGCGTTCTGTTCCATCCCGGTCCGTCACGACGTGGCGCGCCGCGTCGACGCCGGCTTCCTGGCCCGGCTGGTCGCCGAGCACCGGCTGCCCATGGACGAGGCCGCCGAGACCATCGTCGACCTGGCGTACCGGCTGCCGAAGCGGGTCTTCAAGTTCGGAGAGGGATCATGA
- a CDS encoding Gfo/Idh/MocA family oxidoreductase: MSPQSGRRARYAVVGTGARAEMFVRALVRDHADTVELVAFADVNQARMDAHNRWLGELGHRPVPTYHAGDFAAMLAKEHVDVVLVTSVDVTHDEYVVAALEAGCDVVTEKPMTTDAPRCQRILDAVRRTGRRVTVAFNYRYNPLHEQLRRLLADGAVGEIGSVHFEWLLDVRHGADYFRRWHRDKASSGGLMVHKASHHFDLVNWWLDATPVQVYAAGRLFFYGDAGRRHGYARDYDRAHASPAADDDPFALRLAEHPRLRELYLDAEAEDGYHRDQNVFAPGVSIEDDMAVLATYSTGATMTYHLTAYAPWEGYRVMVNGSRGRLELEVTESEFVSPAAAGALKGAALHGDQAADEGGAATLTLRPFWSPPQRIEVDGYTRHGHGGADARMTQVLFGGVPDPLHRAASARDGALALLTGLAANRAFETGAPVRVADLLTLD; this comes from the coding sequence GTGTCACCGCAATCCGGCAGGCGGGCCCGGTACGCCGTGGTCGGCACCGGCGCCCGCGCCGAGATGTTCGTCCGGGCACTGGTGCGCGACCACGCCGACACCGTCGAGCTGGTCGCCTTCGCCGACGTCAACCAGGCCCGGATGGACGCCCACAACCGGTGGCTCGGTGAGCTGGGCCACCGGCCCGTGCCGACCTACCACGCGGGCGACTTCGCCGCGATGCTGGCCAAGGAGCACGTCGACGTGGTGTTGGTGACCTCCGTGGACGTCACCCACGACGAGTACGTGGTGGCTGCTCTGGAGGCGGGCTGCGACGTGGTCACCGAGAAACCGATGACCACCGACGCGCCGCGCTGCCAGCGCATTCTCGACGCGGTACGCCGCACCGGCCGGCGGGTGACGGTGGCCTTCAACTACCGCTACAACCCGCTGCACGAGCAACTGCGCCGGCTGCTGGCCGACGGGGCGGTGGGCGAGATCGGCTCGGTGCACTTCGAATGGCTGCTCGACGTGCGCCACGGCGCCGACTACTTCCGCCGCTGGCACCGCGACAAGGCCAGCTCCGGCGGCCTGATGGTGCACAAGGCCAGCCACCACTTCGACCTGGTCAACTGGTGGCTGGACGCCACACCCGTGCAGGTGTACGCCGCCGGCCGGCTGTTCTTCTACGGTGACGCCGGCCGCCGGCACGGCTACGCCCGCGACTACGACCGGGCGCACGCGTCGCCGGCCGCCGACGACGACCCGTTCGCGTTGCGGCTGGCCGAGCACCCCCGACTGCGCGAGTTGTACCTCGACGCCGAGGCCGAGGACGGCTACCACCGGGACCAGAACGTCTTCGCCCCCGGAGTCAGCATCGAGGACGACATGGCGGTGCTGGCCACCTACTCCACCGGGGCGACCATGACCTACCACCTCACGGCGTACGCGCCCTGGGAGGGTTACCGGGTGATGGTCAACGGCAGCCGGGGCCGCCTCGAACTGGAGGTCACCGAGAGCGAGTTCGTCAGCCCGGCCGCCGCCGGTGCGCTCAAGGGCGCCGCGCTGCACGGCGACCAGGCCGCCGACGAGGGTGGCGCCGCCACGCTGACCTTGCGCCCCTTCTGGTCACCGCCGCAACGCATCGAGGTCGACGGCTACACCCGGCACGGGCACGGCGGGGCGGACGCTCGGATGACGCAGGTGCTGTTCGGTGGCGTACCCGATCCGCTCCACCGCGCGGCCAGCGCTCGCGACGGGGCGCTGGCCCTGCTCACCGGCCTGGCCGCCAACCGGGCCTTCGAAACCGGCGCACCCGTGCGGGTCGCCGACCTGCTCACCCTCGACTGA
- a CDS encoding LacI family DNA-binding transcriptional regulator: protein MPVTIRDVARASGVHISTVSRTFSAPHLVNPETRVRVLACAEDLGYRPNRAARALITGRTHNIGLIIADIANPFFPPLIKAAESQARHRDYHVFVADTNEDAAAEEELVHALAKQVDGVLLCSPRMSNSLIEQLSREVPLVVVNRQLAGLPCVLMDVGQGARSAIEHLAGLGHREMALLGGPRGSWTSREIRRAASAAARAAGAELTVLGPNPPTETGGLAQAEQVRRAGVTAVLAYNDLMAIGLLEGLDALGVRVPQEVSVVGVDDISLSRLTRPKLTTVATPTAAAGRTAVDMLLQQDTDFPRTARGGGATVAVGVRRTTAQVMLQTELVIRDSTAPGPYAGRERPGTAAAGPGPHRRADPGNPVVAAGDVVAS, encoded by the coding sequence ATGCCAGTCACCATCAGGGACGTCGCCCGGGCCTCCGGCGTGCACATCTCCACCGTCTCCCGCACCTTTTCGGCACCCCACCTGGTCAATCCGGAGACCCGGGTACGGGTGCTCGCGTGCGCCGAGGATCTGGGCTATCGGCCCAACCGCGCCGCCCGCGCACTCATTACCGGCCGTACCCACAACATCGGGCTGATCATCGCCGACATCGCCAACCCCTTCTTCCCGCCACTGATCAAGGCGGCGGAGAGCCAGGCCCGCCACCGCGACTACCACGTCTTCGTGGCCGACACCAACGAGGACGCCGCCGCCGAGGAGGAACTGGTCCACGCCCTGGCCAAGCAGGTCGACGGGGTGCTGCTGTGCAGCCCCCGGATGAGCAACAGCCTGATCGAGCAGCTCAGTCGGGAGGTGCCGCTGGTGGTGGTGAACCGACAGCTGGCCGGGCTGCCGTGCGTGCTGATGGATGTCGGGCAGGGCGCGCGTTCGGCCATCGAGCACCTCGCCGGGCTGGGGCACCGGGAAATGGCACTGCTGGGCGGTCCACGTGGTTCGTGGACCAGCCGGGAGATCCGGCGCGCCGCCAGCGCCGCCGCCCGGGCCGCGGGAGCGGAGCTGACCGTGCTCGGTCCCAACCCGCCCACCGAGACCGGCGGTCTCGCCCAGGCGGAGCAGGTCCGCCGGGCCGGCGTCACCGCCGTGCTCGCCTACAACGACCTGATGGCGATCGGGCTTCTCGAAGGGCTCGACGCACTCGGGGTGCGGGTGCCACAGGAGGTGAGTGTCGTCGGTGTCGACGACATCTCCCTGAGCCGACTCACCCGCCCCAAGCTGACGACGGTGGCCACGCCAACCGCGGCCGCCGGCCGGACGGCCGTCGACATGTTGCTGCAACAGGACACCGATTTCCCGCGCACCGCGCGGGGCGGCGGTGCCACCGTGGCAGTCGGCGTCCGTCGCACCACCGCACAGGTAATGCTCCAGACCGAGTTGGTCATCCGCGACTCCACCGCGCCGGGCCCCTACGCCGGCCGGGAACGTCCCGGAACCGCTGCCGCTGGCCCGGGTCCGCATCGCCGTGCGGACCCGGGCAACCCGGTCGTGGCCGCCGGTGACGTGGTCGCCTCCTAA
- a CDS encoding extracellular solute-binding protein, with translation MHPATHPTASAPDGRTYRTPLLRRRLLRGLLAAVVALPLVGAAAACGDDAGSDGKTTISIFWWGGEARAQLTEQALDLYTQKNPDVVFEKVWQANQGYFDKLATLTAGGNPPDIFQIDDNFLTEYAARNATLDLKPYQESGDLDTSKFPPSLLQYGVVDGKLAGLAAGENTQGLVYNKTLVTKNGLPEPTTGMSWEEHIDWAEQVSKKTGVPGTQDPSADYKAFWVWLRQQGKDLYSGSDLGFTVDDVTKWFELWKGARDRGATPTPDVIHEGNATDITKQLVVTGKSATSWVWVNQMPELKKNTSDELGVIAYPGDPAGQWARASMYWSVFRGSKNADIAVDVINFLANDPEAVKLLGTDRGLPSNLDLRRVVSDDTTDEAMKQSIAVETELAETFGEAPQVPIKGHSKVRAELTKAGENAQYGRATPAEAAAQFVEACKAAIAS, from the coding sequence ATGCACCCCGCAACGCACCCCACCGCCAGCGCGCCTGACGGGCGCACCTACCGTACCCCCCTGCTGCGCCGCCGGCTGTTGCGCGGCCTGCTCGCCGCGGTCGTGGCCCTGCCGCTGGTCGGCGCGGCCGCGGCCTGCGGCGACGACGCCGGGTCCGACGGCAAGACCACCATCTCGATCTTCTGGTGGGGCGGCGAGGCCCGGGCCCAGCTCACCGAGCAGGCGCTGGACCTCTACACCCAGAAGAACCCGGACGTCGTCTTTGAGAAGGTCTGGCAGGCCAACCAGGGCTACTTCGACAAGCTGGCCACCCTGACCGCCGGCGGCAACCCGCCGGACATCTTCCAGATCGATGACAACTTCCTCACCGAGTACGCGGCCCGCAACGCGACCCTGGACCTCAAGCCGTATCAGGAATCCGGTGACCTGGACACCTCCAAGTTCCCGCCCAGCCTCCTCCAGTACGGCGTGGTCGACGGCAAGCTCGCCGGCCTGGCCGCCGGGGAGAACACCCAGGGACTGGTCTACAACAAGACGCTTGTGACCAAGAACGGCCTGCCCGAGCCGACCACCGGGATGAGCTGGGAGGAGCACATCGACTGGGCCGAGCAGGTCAGCAAGAAGACCGGTGTGCCCGGTACCCAGGACCCCAGCGCCGACTACAAGGCGTTCTGGGTGTGGCTGCGTCAGCAGGGCAAGGACCTATACTCCGGCAGCGACCTCGGCTTCACCGTCGATGACGTGACCAAGTGGTTCGAGCTGTGGAAGGGTGCCCGAGACCGGGGAGCCACCCCGACCCCCGACGTCATCCACGAGGGCAACGCCACCGACATCACCAAGCAACTCGTGGTCACCGGCAAGTCGGCGACCTCCTGGGTCTGGGTCAACCAGATGCCGGAACTGAAGAAGAACACCTCCGACGAACTCGGTGTCATCGCCTACCCGGGTGACCCCGCCGGCCAGTGGGCCCGTGCCTCGATGTACTGGTCGGTCTTCCGGGGCAGCAAGAACGCCGACATCGCCGTCGATGTGATCAACTTCCTGGCGAACGACCCCGAGGCGGTCAAGCTGCTCGGCACCGACCGGGGCCTGCCCTCCAACCTGGACCTGCGCCGGGTGGTCAGCGACGACACCACCGACGAGGCGATGAAGCAGTCCATCGCGGTGGAGACCGAGCTGGCCGAGACGTTCGGTGAGGCGCCCCAGGTGCCGATCAAGGGCCACAGCAAGGTCCGGGCCGAGCTGACCAAGGCCGGCGAGAACGCGCAGTACGGTCGGGCGACGCCGGCCGAGGCTGCCGCCCAGTTCGTCGAGGCATGCAAGGCGGCAATCGCCTCCTGA
- a CDS encoding sugar ABC transporter permease yields the protein MALTTAPDPTRRGTGSVRPDANRRGFGRIRHGEGLAGYVFLSPWLIGLMGITALPMLLSLYLSFTNYDILTPLSEVEWVGLANYERMFTSDPSWWHSVRVTLSFALIAVPLKLAAALGVALLLNRAWRGVGLFRGLFYLPSLLGGSVALAIVWVNMFNRDGAFNSFLALFGIQGKPWVNDPDWALETLMVLAIWQFGAPMVIFLAGLKQVPTELYEAAAVDGAGKFRQFVNVTLPMLSPVIFFNLVLETINGFQGFTAAFVLSNGTGGPVDSTLMYTLNLYITGFTNLEMGYASAMAWVFLIAIAIITVIFFSTGRFWVHYSDGEDR from the coding sequence GTGGCGTTGACCACGGCGCCCGACCCGACCCGACGCGGCACCGGATCCGTCCGGCCCGACGCCAACCGGCGCGGGTTCGGACGGATCCGGCACGGTGAAGGTCTGGCCGGTTACGTTTTCCTGTCGCCCTGGCTCATCGGTCTGATGGGCATCACGGCGCTACCCATGCTGTTGTCGCTGTACCTCAGCTTCACCAACTACGACATCCTCACCCCGTTGTCCGAGGTGGAGTGGGTCGGGCTGGCCAACTACGAGCGGATGTTCACGAGCGATCCTTCGTGGTGGCACTCGGTACGGGTCACGCTCAGCTTCGCCCTCATCGCCGTACCGCTGAAACTGGCCGCCGCGCTCGGGGTGGCCCTGCTGCTCAACCGGGCATGGCGCGGCGTCGGGCTGTTCCGCGGCCTGTTCTACCTGCCGTCGCTGCTCGGCGGCAGTGTGGCCCTGGCCATCGTCTGGGTCAACATGTTCAACCGGGACGGTGCGTTCAACTCGTTCCTCGCCCTCTTCGGCATTCAGGGCAAGCCCTGGGTCAACGACCCGGACTGGGCGCTTGAGACGCTCATGGTGCTGGCCATCTGGCAGTTCGGCGCACCCATGGTGATCTTCCTGGCCGGGCTCAAGCAGGTGCCCACGGAGCTGTACGAGGCCGCCGCGGTGGACGGGGCCGGCAAGTTCCGGCAGTTCGTCAACGTGACCCTGCCGATGCTCTCCCCGGTGATCTTCTTCAACCTGGTGCTGGAGACCATCAACGGGTTCCAGGGCTTCACCGCCGCGTTCGTGCTCAGCAACGGCACCGGCGGGCCGGTCGACTCGACCCTGATGTACACGCTCAACCTCTACATCACCGGCTTCACCAACCTGGAGATGGGCTACGCCTCCGCGATGGCCTGGGTGTTCCTGATCGCCATCGCGATCATCACGGTGATCTTCTTCAGCACCGGCCGGTTCTGGGTGCACTACTCCGACGGGGAGGATCGCTGA
- a CDS encoding carbohydrate ABC transporter permease, whose amino-acid sequence MVADTVAPTVATRPQRPRSRSWLRLVVLLVIVAVVLYPLFWMIGTSVKSQEEIVNNIGLLPRNFTPGNYTDGWTNFDVSFARFFLNSAMVSLLTLVGNAVSCLLAAYAFARLRFRLRGLWFAVMIGTLLLPGHVLIVPQYILFRTLGLVGGEWPYLPLLIPQFLATEAFFVFLMVQFMRGIPRELDEAARIDGANAFGIFRHVILPLSRPALVTTAIFSFIWTWNDFFRQLVFLSELSDYTVPVALTLFIDSTSQSAVGPMFAMAVLSLLPVFLFFVAFQRMLVEGINTSGLKG is encoded by the coding sequence ATGGTGGCCGATACCGTCGCCCCGACCGTGGCGACCCGTCCACAACGCCCACGCAGCCGTTCCTGGCTCCGGTTGGTCGTGCTGCTGGTCATCGTCGCGGTCGTGCTCTACCCGCTGTTCTGGATGATCGGCACCTCCGTCAAGTCGCAGGAGGAGATCGTCAACAACATCGGTCTGCTGCCCCGGAACTTCACCCCGGGCAACTACACCGACGGGTGGACCAACTTCGACGTCAGCTTCGCCCGCTTCTTTCTGAACAGTGCCATGGTCAGCCTGCTCACCCTGGTCGGCAACGCGGTGAGCTGCCTGCTGGCCGCGTACGCCTTCGCCCGGCTGAGGTTCCGGCTGCGCGGGCTGTGGTTCGCCGTCATGATCGGCACCCTGCTGCTGCCGGGGCACGTGCTGATCGTGCCGCAGTACATCCTCTTCCGCACCCTCGGCCTGGTAGGCGGGGAGTGGCCATACCTGCCACTGCTCATCCCGCAGTTCCTGGCCACGGAGGCGTTCTTCGTCTTCCTGATGGTGCAGTTCATGCGGGGCATCCCCCGCGAGCTGGACGAGGCGGCGCGGATCGACGGCGCGAACGCGTTCGGCATCTTCCGGCACGTGATCCTGCCGCTGAGCCGTCCGGCTCTGGTCACCACCGCGATCTTCTCGTTCATCTGGACCTGGAACGACTTCTTCCGGCAACTGGTGTTCCTGTCCGAGTTGAGCGACTACACCGTCCCGGTGGCGTTGACCCTGTTCATCGACTCCACCAGCCAGAGCGCCGTCGGGCCGATGTTCGCCATGGCGGTGCTGTCCCTGCTGCCGGTCTTCCTGTTCTTCGTCGCCTTCCAGCGGATGCTCGTCGAGGGGATCAACACCAGTGGACTCAAGGGCTGA
- a CDS encoding PmoA family protein, with product MSAVADPQLLVAGTPVARYVLAPDLDVRHGPRPYLHPIRTLVGTVVTDALPADHVWHLGASLAVQDVNGTNLWGGRTYVRDVGYTWRADHGRIVHTGWDRREPQVLDHHLHWCDPSGRVLLAERRTLAASAVPGHGSAWRLEVSSTLTAPVDHDVTLGSPATNGRPGGAGYGGFFWRAVAAEPAEVFTAELDGEEAVNGCTEPWVAMTGRAPDGEAYSLVFSGLGPGDRWFVRTAMYPGVCVAFAFEQTTTIPAGTSRRGHYRVVIADGTLDRHTAAVLID from the coding sequence GTGAGCGCTGTCGCCGACCCGCAGTTGCTCGTCGCGGGTACGCCGGTCGCCCGGTACGTGCTCGCACCCGACCTGGACGTCCGGCACGGACCCCGGCCGTACCTGCATCCGATCCGGACCCTGGTCGGCACGGTGGTCACCGACGCGCTCCCCGCCGACCACGTGTGGCACCTCGGCGCGTCGCTGGCGGTGCAGGACGTCAACGGCACGAACCTGTGGGGCGGGCGGACGTACGTGCGCGACGTCGGGTACACCTGGCGCGCCGACCACGGCCGGATCGTGCACACCGGATGGGACCGCCGCGAACCGCAGGTGCTGGACCACCACCTGCACTGGTGTGACCCGAGCGGCCGGGTCCTGCTCGCCGAGCGACGTACGCTGGCCGCCTCGGCGGTGCCCGGTCACGGGAGCGCGTGGCGGCTGGAGGTGTCCAGCACCCTGACGGCACCCGTTGACCACGACGTCACGCTGGGCAGCCCGGCCACCAACGGCCGTCCCGGCGGGGCCGGCTACGGCGGATTCTTCTGGCGGGCGGTGGCGGCCGAGCCAGCCGAGGTGTTCACCGCTGAGCTGGACGGCGAGGAGGCGGTCAACGGGTGCACCGAGCCATGGGTGGCGATGACCGGGCGGGCACCGGACGGTGAGGCGTATTCGCTGGTCTTCAGCGGCCTCGGGCCCGGCGATCGATGGTTCGTGCGGACGGCGATGTACCCGGGGGTGTGCGTGGCCTTCGCCTTCGAGCAGACCACCACCATCCCGGCGGGCACGAGCCGGCGCGGCCACTACCGCGTCGTCATCGCCGACGGCACGCTCGATCGGCACACCGCCGCCGTCCTCATCGACTGA